Part of the Drosophila pseudoobscura strain MV-25-SWS-2005 chromosome 2, UCI_Dpse_MV25, whole genome shotgun sequence genome, AGGGTCAGTTTCTTTTCTACTTCGTCATAGTACTGTAATAATGTCAAATTTCCCTGCCGGAGCGTTGACATCTCTTGTTCAATTAAGTATATTGGTCGTTTGTCTGCGTACGTAAAGTCTAGTCGATCTATAATGGCTTTAAAATTAAGGGGAGTGTCGAAAGAAGAGAGTACCATATCAGCTGAGTTCTTAACTTTGTTTCTCAGTATTCCTAAAGCTTGATAATGTTTTGAGCTACCGTCAAATTTCTCATAAACTTTGTATGCGGTATGCGCAGCCTTCCTCCATGAGACATAGGTTTCATTCTTTCCCTCAAAGTCGGGCAGGGATTTCATAATATCAAGAGTCTCATTACAGACAACGTCTGTTCTTATCTCTGCATCCTTGTACGCCACCACTTGAGGAGCGTTAATTTGTACACTATTTAAGCTCTCCTGAATACCCTGTAGTTTTGAAGTGAAGCTCTGTTCCTGTACGGCTAGTGCGCTTGAAACCGCGGCCTCTATCATGAGTCTGAGCTGCTCGTTTGATATATTCATTTCTAAATTTATGTTCTCTATTACGTCTTCCTGataatttgttccttttagTTTCTGAAATTCTTTTACCAAATCTTGTACTTCCTTATCACTCATAACCTAAACCAAAAAATGCAcctgtttttatttatttcactaTCAATCAACTTGCAAGACTAAATTGTGTTTTATGTGGggttttgagttttttttttttaatgaacaCTCTACTCACATGTTCTTTGTCATAAACTATGTTAGTATAGCTGCTTCTTGATGTCTTCTTGTTGGTAGGTGTATGGTGGTGTATGGTGTACGGTTTATGGTGTATAGTGTACAATTTATGGTGTATGGTAGTATGGTGTCTTCTTTGTCTTCCAGATGCTGCTGGATTTATACTATGTTAGTATAGCTGCTTCTTGATGTCTTCTTGTTGGTAGGTGTATGGTGGTGTATGGTGTACGGTTTATGGTGTATGGTGAACAATTTATGGTGTATGGTAGTATGGTGTCTTCCTTGTCTTCCAGATGCTGCTGGATTTATACTATGTTAGTATAGCTGCTTCTTGATGTCTTCTTGTTGGTAGGTGTATGGTGGTGTATGGTGTACGGTttatggtgtatggtgtacAATTTATGGTGTATGGTAGTATGGTGTCTTCTTTGTCTTCCAGATGCTGCTggatctgtttttttttttttatgttcaaTTGCGTgtattggttttttatttttgccgcTGGTTCAGGTTTTGCCGTGGGTTCGAATTAGTTGGGCgccaattttaattttatttctttcgatttttattttattttattcggtTTGAGATAGGCGTGGCGACGGCCGACGCGGTTCATTTCTCCTCCCGAACTACTCCACTCCTTACAAGTAAGTTCCCAGCACTCCCGACGCTCACTGCTCGTTCTGCAACATTGTTGCGTACCCAAAACTCCGGTGTCGCTGGGCAACATCCCCTGTGTAACGGCTGatcttgtttttatatattttttcgatcGATTGTGTTAACTTACATATGCCTCAAATGATGCAAGTGTCGCCTGAGAATCTAATTCGTCACCTCACATTGCAGGCTCTACCCGAGTAGGGTATCGTAAAAGCTTTGGCAACTTCTTTATTTGGGTGAATACACacatgtatgtgtgcatgtacgagtatgtatatgAGTTCTAAACGTGTGGTCGTAGCATAAAGCAGAGCAAGTTATAAACAAAATCGAAAGGCTGGCCGCCAAACACAAAAAGCACAAGTCGGGAGCagagccagaagcagaagagaTACAGCCAGAGATATAGCCAAATAACAGATTGGACCTGGGTGAAGGCAAAAGCGCAGCCAAAATCGATAATTTGTGCCAGCAAACCCGCGTCGCGCGCAATTGCGACCAAGTTTTGGTGTATAATTATTTGTAGAAGTGAGTCGTTAAGTACCACAAATATCGCTATAATTTGATTCTCGGGTAAGAAAATGTGGACTCCTCCGCGTAGGTCTCCATCCCATGTCATCCCTCCCCATTGTGTGTATCTGCATAAAGTCGGAGGCAAACATAAACAAGAGTTTCAAGGTCGCTTCGCTGCAAGTCAAAGaggaaaacgaagaaaaacaGATATgatgtgtatacatatgtgtacatCGAAaagcacatatgtacatatgtataaactTTTCTACActtctctgtgtgtttgtgtttcaATGTCGCAATTCGCCAAAATATTGTACTCTTGTTCTATCGAAAATTGTTCTTTGTTATTGCTGTTTATCTCTTGTCTAACAATAAGTCTACTAATATTTATAGCAAGATGGAGTCCTTCCTGAGTCTCTTCGATCCCAATCAGGACGACGGCTTTGACGAGGAGCCCGAGATAAATGGCAACTCCAGCGGCGggggcagcagtagcagcgaCTACGAGATGGATGCCAACGCCAATGAGTGCAGTCCATACAGTGCCACCGCGACCGCCACGGCCAAGGGAAATTTGATCTTTGATTTCGAGCAGGGAATACTGCCACCGGAGCCACAGCTCGGCAATGTGGAGTACAAGCTGAAGCTGGTGAGTCCTTCCAAGCAGCGCTTCGAGCATCTCGTCACACAGATGAAGTGGCGTCTGCGTGAGGGCAACGGCGAGGCCATCTATGAGATCGGTGTGTCCGATGCGGGCTATCTGCAGGGTCTCAGCGAGAAAGACATGAATGCCTCGCTGATGACTCTGAAGCAGATGGCCCATCACTTGGGTGCGAGCACCTCAGTGCTTCGCCGCAAGACCATCGCCGCTCGACGGGCGGTGGCCGAGGTGCTGGTGCGTAAGATTCCCGACGATCAGCATAACATTGAGGTGCGGGTAGCGGTTCTGGGCGGAGCCGACGCTGGCAAGTCCACGCTCCTGGGCGTACTCACGCAGGACGAACTGGACAATGGACACGGTCGAGCGCGGCTCAACATGTTCAGGCATATGCACGAGATCCAGTCCGGTAAACATAATGGATATCAACACCTTTTAGCGCTTACTAAcacctctcctcctcctcctgcaggtCGCACATCCTGCATCTCCCACGAGACTCTGGGCTTCGATGCGCTGGGGAATGTGGTCAACTACAAGTACAATGAGATGATGACGGCCGAGGAGATCAGCGATCGCTCCAGCAAGCTCGTTACCTTCATGGATCTGGCAGGCCATCGACGCTACATGCGCACCACGGTCCAAGCGCTGAGTGGCTATTCGCCACACTATGCCATGCTGGTGGTGTCAGCGGGCAGCGGCTGCAACGAAACTACCGAGGAGCACTTGGCCATTGTGCGTGCCCTGGACATGCCATTCTTCATTTTGGTCACCAAGACGGACATTACGTCGCCGGACGCCACCGTGCAGGAGCTGCGCACACTTCTCACAAACATTGGGTGCCGCAAGGTGCCGTTCGTGGTCACCAATACCGATGAGGCTATTTCTGCTGGCTCGAATCAGGTGTCTGAGAACATTGTACCCATATTTTGTGTCTCGAATGTCACGGGAACTGGCCTAAATCTGGTCACCAAGTTTCTCTATGTCCTATCGCCGGGCATAAGCAATGCCGAGAAGGATCGCCTCGAGCAGGAGTCCTGCGAGTTTCAGGTTGATGAAATTTTTCGGGTCACGGACGTTGGTCCCGTGGTGGGTGGTCTCCTGGTCCAAGGCGTGCTCATCGAGAATATGCCATTGAAAATTGGCCCTCTGCCGAACGGTAGCTTCCATCCCGTCAGCGTCAATACCATCCATCGGAATAAGGCGCCATGTCGTGTGGTACGCGCTGGCCAGAGCGCCTCGCTCTCGTTTACCATGGACCAGGAGCTGCCAAATCTGCGAAGCGGCATGGTACTGCTGGGCGACAGTCCGGACGAACCATACGGCACGTTCTTCTTTCAGGTGAGCCGACAAAAAGTGTTGATTCTTCCTTATAAACGCATCGATTCCTTTGCAGGCCAAGGTATCTGTGTTGTTCCATGCCACGGCCATCTACGTGGGCTTCCAGACCACCGTGCACATTGGAAGCATTCGTCAGACTGCCGTTATTCGGGGCATAATGGGTGGGGAGAAGCTGGGGACCAACGATTGCGCCTCCGTGATGTTTGAGTTTGTCGGCCATCCGGAATACGTGCGTCCCGGCATGCGCATCCTGTTCCGCGAGGGCACTAGCAAGGGCATCGGCGTTGTCACGCAAGTGTTTCCGGTCAACAAAACTGGCACAAAGTGAAACGATCCCGGCAGAAAAGTCGCCGGATATTGATATTATGATATATGACATATTTCCAACTCAGATGAAATGTAAATACTTAATTAGAGGTTAGAGAAATGATGCGTGAAATCCCAGGCAGATCAGATCTTCTGTAAATTTAGTTTCGAGTTCTGTGATTTTTCGTTTAAGCTCGGATcagtatatactcgtatataaaccagcagcaacagcagcaacaaacaggCTTCACAATTTGAAATTGTGTAATCTAATCGTTAATTTCCTTTAACCTAAACCTTAATCAAACCCAACAAATTAAAGACAACGACAAACAAATGGCTCAACAATGAATTTATTCAATAAGTTAACTTACGCtcggctcctcctccttacggctacggctactgCTATCACTGCTGGTCGCTGGAACACTGGCCGGTCCCTCGATCTCTTCTGCCTTGGCAGGCACTGTGGATGTGAACCTGAACAGAACGGGGACCTCGCCAATGGAAGGATTGCCATGCGCCTCCAACAGACGTATCCACGAGAGTAGCGAGTCCTTGGTGGAGGTGCCAGTGGCGCAGATGGCAAAAATAGTGCCATCGTCCTGCTGGTGGACCGAGCGCAGCTTGCCAAGCTGATTGTGTCGTCTCGGTGGGGGGCGACCGAAGAATGGCACCTCAATGTGCGACACATCATCCTCGTCCAGCTGGCGCTCGTCCAACTGGGCCAGGAACTCGGTGTCAGCATCAGCGCGCAGGGTGAAGTAGTTAATTCGACGATTCCGTATCCATATGTGAAAGGGGCCCTCAATGTACAGGGCCTTTTGCCGAGAGTGCTCCCGCAACAGCTTCGACTGCTCCGGACTCATGCCGCTCACGATCCACGTCTCGTCCACGGCATCCTTGAGCTCCTTGGTATCGAATACGTTAATCTGCGACCGCAGATCGACCGTGCACATCCGCTCGACGGCCAGTTTGGCGATTTCCAGCGTATCGTCGGGCACCGGGTTGGGCAGGGGCCAGGGCGACAGGTTCTTGAACTTGGGCATCCAGTACATCATCCGCCAGTACTTGCGCAGGGGGTGACCCTTGTTGCCGAACACATTCAGCAGCATGGCCTCCATCTCGTAGTCGGGCATGACGCCAAAATCCTCCATCTGCTCCAGCAGGTCTATGatgcactgctgctgcttgggatAGTGCATGAACTCGGCCTGAAACAGGTTCGTCGGTATGAATTTTCCCTTGGGCATCACATTGATCAGGGCCTTGTACACCTCGAGATCGTTCTCCACGCCAAAGTCGGGCATGTGCTTCAGTGCAGCGTAGATGAACTCGACATGGTTGCGCCTATGCACATCGCGCTCCTGGAAGATCTCCACCATTGTGAGGTACGTGTCCTTCGTCTTGTCCTGTGCTGCTGCAAACACATTACGCACAGCGGGCAGGCTCTTTGAGCCACCTGTGCCAGAACGTTTTGCATTTGGATTTCCGGAGTTGGAATTAGTCTCGTCGGCTGAATAGTTTCTGTGGAGAACGGCGGGAACGCGTTGTCCGGCACAAAGCGACTGGCGGCCAGTGCTGTGCATCCGCAGCAGGCACTGGGCCCGTCGcagcattttttatttataaatctAAAAATTTAACTATAGTAAATAAGATTACAAAACATTGCAGACTAGGGATGGTATAAACTATCGTTAACTTGCCATTTTCATcgaaaatttataaaaatcaGTTTTAATGTTAGTTTCAATGCTTTTCCGCTTTCAGTATCGGAGCGTATCTATATCCTTGCTGAAAAAATAGCTCATTCTAATTATTGATCAAGATTTATGTATTATATTTTACCCacataattattaaaatgtcTTTTCTTCTGTCTGTTGTTTTCTGGTGAATGATTTTTCGCACATTCTTTTAAGGTGCGCCCAAAAGCTGTACGACATTCGACTTTGCTAACTGACTAGCTGAAAAAATCTACTTGCAAATTTAGCCTGATCTAATGTCTTACAGCTATAATTAGTCGTATAGACTTCGATATCGTACAAACGACGTATCGATGGTCGGACAAAACATCGATCTATCGCGAAATTCCTTTGCAGCGCTATCGTATCCtggctttttgttgttatttcaCAGTGTTTTCtgcattttattatattaccCTTGGTCGCAAATTTTTggttccttttttgttttagttagTTCCAAGCCCTAAGTTAGTTGCACGTTCGCCTGGCTAAAATGTAATTCCACAAGCCAAGCGCCAACAAGTGGATTTTTGATCCTGAAAATCCGAAAAAAACCACAGGCAGTATCtataacaaaaccaaaacaataGCATTTGACCCTGCCCTGGTTTTCGGAGACACAAGCAGCCGTCGATGATATGATGGAGGAGGACTAGGAGTAACATCAACAGCGCTATGATAAGCAAATAAACAGAGGTTGATTCAATTATTGAAACGTTCAAAGGAACTGCTGCCTCGGCATGCTGTGCTTTGACTCAGAGAAGATGAACTGGTACTACCACGTCCTAGCTAGACGCCCGTACCTGGTTGTGGTCTCCATTGCGGTCTGTTGCGTGGCCTGCATAATAGTGGCGCTCATCCTCAACAAACTGCCCGACTTCAGTGACCCCACCTTGGTACGTATGACTGCTGCTGGTCCACGCACATCCATATCTACGCATGCTCAATCCTCATACTCCCACTCCGTCATTTACATTTCAGGGGTTCGAGACGCGAGGCACCAAAATAGGGAAGCGTTTGACGGCCTGGTACAATCTTCTGCAGGAGACCGACCGACATGGCGTGCTATTCTCGAATCCGTCGGTTATCTGGGAAAAGCGCAGAGTGGATGAGGGTTACGGAGTGTCCCAACTGCATCCGAATCATAGGCGCCGCAAGAACCAGCGGAAGCACAAAAACAAGAATAAGCGGCGAAAGGATCAGAAGAGGCACGAGCACTCAGAGGTGGCCGAGAAGATTATGTTGCTCAAGAAACGCCTGAAGGCTACAAGTGCCCCAAAAAGTGAAGGCGACCGAGATACATGGATGGGGGACAGCGGCGTCTTTCGGGACTACGAGATAACCAACGACAGTGCCTCCTCCCCGCTGGAGCCGACCCGGCGCAGTGAAAAGATCCAGTATGGGCATAATACCACTTCAGTGGATGAGGAAGAGCACCGCGAGCGCGTGCAAACTAAAAAGAGCACTTGGCGTCTGCTAAAACAGGCAGCCACACTGCCCACCGACAGTTGGGCGGATGCCCACCTGCGCCAGCCTATAGAAGGATACTTCTGTGATTCGTCGCCCCGCAGGGAATACTCTCACTTTGTGGTCCAGCGCATTGGACCCAATGCCACCGACTCGCTGTTTGATTTGAACGGCCTATTGGCCATGTGCCAGCTGCAGGAACAGATTAGAGACGTTCCCAGCTACAAGGCATATTGCGAGCCCGAAAGGTCGACCTCCGACTGCTGCCGGCCCTGGTCTTTACCTAACTACGCCGCACtgctggccaacaaaagtTCCTGTTTCGACCTAACGACCGATGATGTGAGCTCGCTGCAGTCTCTGCTGGTGGGCTGCTATGAGTACTTTCACGACCTGAAGCTAGACAACAACTGCAATGAGTACTCTCGCTGCTATGCGCCTGAGGAATGCAAGCGCCACAATCTAGTCTACAACGTACTTAATTTCCTCAGCGACTTTAGCTTTATCAGGCCAAACGTAAGCAGCATTAGATTCTAGTAATTTTAAACAATATTTAATGAGAATATTTTGCAGAATTCGAATGTTTACTTGAAGTACGCTATGATCTTTGTGCCTGTGGCGCAGTCCAACCGTGTGCTGCCACTATTTCATGAATGGGAAGATGTGTAAGTAGTGTGGATGTGGAAACTGGACTCAGTACTTTCGTAGGGTATAGCGATCGATGGGCCCCGATGGCATTATGCCATCCTTGGCCATGAAAAGTGCCGGCATGCATATCTCGTCAAAGTAGGTGGTTAGATTGTACTTTGTAAACAGTTTACGCATTGCCTTCGCAAAGTTATCCAACGACATGTCTTTTGGCTTGGGCTCTGGATAGATTGCATCCCGAAATTGTTCTGTTTCCTGGATGCGATTGTAATAATTCCCATAGGTTGTCCAATAGTCCTTGTGGTTAATGTCAAGCTTAGTGTCTTCTTTGCTCAAGTTTTTACGGCGCTGGCTTAGCAGCGACACGTACTCCTTGTGGGAGTAGTCGAACATATATACCGTCTTTTGCAGGTCTTTCAGATATTGCTCGATCTGTTTGTACTGCACGGGCGGGCACACAAAGAACAGCTTGTAGATCTCCTCGTTGCACCACTTGTTGCGCCGTACAAACTGTTCATACTCCTCGCGCCAGTCCATAGAACGGGGCCAGGACCTTGTTTTCATTTCCTGTCCGTTAACCTTGAGATTGTTCGCATAGTGGCCAGTGAGAAGCGAGGGGTCTTCTTGCGGTATTTTTTTAGCGCGTGACCGCATTTCGGCTTTATTATGATTCACGTAGTCCGCCTGTGTGGTGGTTTGACATTTGCGGCACTTTGGCAGGATATCC contains:
- the LOC4801926 gene encoding GTP-binding protein 2, with protein sequence MESFLSLFDPNQDDGFDEEPEINGNSSGGGSSSSDYEMDANANECSPYSATATATAKGNLIFDFEQGILPPEPQLGNVEYKLKLVSPSKQRFEHLVTQMKWRLREGNGEAIYEIGVSDAGYLQGLSEKDMNASLMTLKQMAHHLGASTSVLRRKTIAARRAVAEVLVRKIPDDQHNIEVRVAVLGGADAGKSTLLGVLTQDELDNGHGRARLNMFRHMHEIQSGRTSCISHETLGFDALGNVVNYKYNEMMTAEEISDRSSKLVTFMDLAGHRRYMRTTVQALSGYSPHYAMLVVSAGSGCNETTEEHLAIVRALDMPFFILVTKTDITSPDATVQELRTLLTNIGCRKVPFVVTNTDEAISAGSNQVSENIVPIFCVSNVTGTGLNLVTKFLYVLSPGISNAEKDRLEQESCEFQVDEIFRVTDVGPVVGGLLVQGVLIENMPLKIGPLPNGSFHPVSVNTIHRNKAPCRVVRAGQSASLSFTMDQELPNLRSGMVLLGDSPDEPYGTFFFQAKVSVLFHATAIYVGFQTTVHIGSIRQTAVIRGIMGGEKLGTNDCASVMFEFVGHPEYVRPGMRILFREGTSKGIGVVTQVFPVNKTGTK
- the ECSIT gene encoding evolutionarily conserved signaling intermediate in Toll pathway, mitochondrial, whose amino-acid sequence is MLRRAQCLLRMHSTGRQSLCAGQRVPAVLHRNYSADETNSNSGNPNAKRSGTGGSKSLPAVRNVFAAAQDKTKDTYLTMVEIFQERDVHRRNHVEFIYAALKHMPDFGVENDLEVYKALINVMPKGKFIPTNLFQAEFMHYPKQQQCIIDLLEQMEDFGVMPDYEMEAMLLNVFGNKGHPLRKYWRMMYWMPKFKNLSPWPLPNPVPDDTLEIAKLAVERMCTVDLRSQINVFDTKELKDAVDETWIVSGMSPEQSKLLREHSRQKALYIEGPFHIWIRNRRINYFTLRADADTEFLAQLDERQLDEDDVSHIEVPFFGRPPPRRHNQLGKLRSVHQQDDGTIFAICATGTSTKDSLLSWIRLLEAHGNPSIGEVPVLFRFTSTVPAKAEEIEGPASVPATSSDSSSRSRKEEEPSVS
- the LOC4801929 gene encoding uncharacterized protein; translated protein: MAPKTREAQLADMDQIFLEDILPKCRKCQTTTQADYVNHNKAEMRSRAKKIPQEDPSLLTGHYANNLKVNGQEMKTRSWPRSMDWREEYEQFVRRNKWCNEEIYKLFFVCPPVQYKQIEQYLKDLQKTVYMFDYSHKEYVSLLSQRRKNLSKEDTKLDINHKDYWTTYGNYYNRIQETEQFRDAIYPEPKPKDMSLDNFAKAMRKLFTKYNLTTYFDEICMPALFMAKDGIMPSGPIDRYTLRKY